One part of the Desulfonatronovibrio magnus genome encodes these proteins:
- a CDS encoding BrnT family toxin — translation MYFEWDPKKALANLHKHGVSFEEATSALRDVLSATAHDPDHSDDEDRFVTFGISFQGRLLAVSHTERKGAIRIISARLATTSERRIYEEG, via the coding sequence ATGTATTTTGAATGGGACCCGAAAAAAGCACTTGCCAACCTGCACAAGCATGGTGTTTCATTTGAAGAAGCGACCAGCGCATTGCGTGATGTATTGTCGGCGACTGCGCACGATCCTGATCACTCGGATGATGAAGATCGATTTGTAACATTTGGGATATCTTTTCAAGGTCGTTTGCTCGCAGTATCACATACGGAAAGAAAGGGAGCAATTCGTATCATATCGGCTCGATTGGCTACAACTTCTGAAAGGCGTATTTATGAAGAAGGCTAA
- a CDS encoding tyrosine-type recombinase/integrase, giving the protein MANYRWIKTGVQGLRYREHPTRKHGIKKDRFYQFKHYVPGVISNKTAKPVQSAESFGWLSDGWTLEKCTTYIHKIKENKKTGEGPQSLEELRKLEELKNFQEQARIEKERIEAEKLKKQAISFNEVWEKYFEHDPGKKFNSWRTEKTIYKHWIKPTLGKKPLRDIQKLNLQTIKKKMKEAGKAERSIEYALSIVRQIFNFAQDNGLYSGAIPKINRKSKVIPKFDNKVKRYLRRDEAEKLLPELKKRSIDVHDIALVSLYGGLRFGEVAGLTWGDVDIDNSKIYAMDTKGKVDRVVPMNIVLKDMFKRRGPGRKHELIFPDRKGNRMQSPSHTFDRAVDELKLNEGVTERKHKLTFHGLRHSFASWLIESGASIYVVKELLGHSDIRLTERYAHLNSSALHDAVNGLEPVKEPKSAKVTHISAVG; this is encoded by the coding sequence ATGGCAAACTACAGATGGATCAAGACAGGGGTTCAAGGGCTACGTTACCGGGAGCACCCTACCAGGAAACATGGCATAAAGAAAGACCGCTTTTATCAGTTTAAGCATTATGTCCCTGGTGTGATATCAAACAAAACAGCCAAACCGGTTCAATCGGCTGAATCTTTCGGCTGGTTGTCGGATGGCTGGACCCTGGAAAAATGCACTACCTACATACACAAGATTAAGGAAAATAAAAAAACCGGGGAAGGACCGCAAAGCCTGGAAGAATTGCGTAAACTCGAAGAACTTAAGAACTTTCAGGAGCAAGCCAGGATTGAAAAAGAACGGATTGAAGCTGAGAAACTGAAAAAGCAAGCCATTTCTTTCAACGAAGTGTGGGAAAAATATTTTGAGCATGACCCGGGCAAAAAATTTAATAGTTGGAGAACAGAAAAAACCATATATAAACACTGGATCAAGCCCACACTGGGGAAAAAGCCCTTGAGGGATATTCAAAAGCTGAACCTTCAGACGATTAAAAAGAAAATGAAAGAAGCAGGCAAGGCTGAGCGCTCAATTGAATATGCCTTGTCCATAGTCAGGCAGATTTTTAACTTTGCTCAGGATAACGGCCTTTATTCAGGGGCTATTCCAAAAATTAACCGAAAATCAAAGGTAATCCCAAAGTTTGATAATAAGGTAAAAAGATATTTACGAAGGGACGAGGCAGAAAAACTTTTGCCGGAGCTTAAGAAGCGATCCATTGATGTCCACGACATAGCCCTGGTTAGTCTCTACGGCGGTTTGCGCTTTGGTGAAGTGGCCGGGCTTACTTGGGGAGATGTGGATATTGACAATAGTAAAATTTACGCGATGGATACCAAAGGGAAGGTTGATCGGGTTGTTCCAATGAATATAGTTTTAAAAGACATGTTCAAGCGCCGGGGTCCGGGCCGCAAACATGAACTGATCTTTCCAGACCGCAAAGGTAACAGAATGCAGTCACCTTCCCACACCTTTGACCGGGCAGTTGATGAACTTAAACTGAATGAAGGGGTCACGGAGCGAAAACACAAACTGACATTTCACGGGTTACGGCACTCTTTCGCATCCTGGTTGATTGAAAGCGGCGCTAGTATTTACGTTGTGAAAGAATTGCTAGGCCATTCAGATATAAGGCTGACAGAGCGTTATGCACACCTGAACAGTAGCGCCTTACACGATGCAGTCAATGGGCTGGAACCCGTGAAGGAACCGAAATCAGCCAAAGTCACACACATAAGCGCTGTGGGATAA
- a CDS encoding flagellar protein FlaG, producing the protein MSEPKEMATERLKDIVLNIRLSSGDGKDRFQVEILKPGTDEVIRRFPPDESSKITASIKEMN; encoded by the coding sequence ATGTCGGAGCCCAAGGAAATGGCCACGGAGCGCCTGAAGGATATCGTACTGAACATCCGCTTGAGTTCGGGTGACGGCAAGGATCGCTTCCAGGTTGAAATTTTGAAACCCGGGACAGATGAAGTGATCCGCCGCTTCCCGCCCGATGAATCATCAAAAATCACAGCGTCGATCAAGGAGATGAACTGA
- a CDS encoding N-formylglutamate amidohydrolase, producing the protein MILHIPHSSRFIEGMVELTNEKENLGFLTDDYVSELFDYPDSTYIEFPLSRFVCDVERLPDDPMEAIGQGIIYKRDVFGNKIKRNISDRSAMKIYKKYHNHLNKQINFELGFFDIVTIVDAHTFTPTEKDHPDICIGTDQFHTPDDLAKKINLHFTTNGYNVGFNYPYSGTIVPLHLYNKNKNLKSVMLEINKRCYLQNTTKIKETIAGGLKIIDQYEWGKVY; encoded by the coding sequence ATGATTCTTCATATTCCACATTCCTCAAGGTTTATTGAGGGTATGGTTGAGCTAACCAATGAAAAAGAAAATCTTGGATTTCTAACCGATGATTATGTTAGCGAATTATTTGATTATCCAGATTCAACATATATCGAGTTCCCTCTTAGCAGGTTCGTCTGTGATGTAGAAAGATTGCCAGACGACCCCATGGAAGCAATTGGACAAGGTATTATCTATAAGAGAGATGTATTTGGCAATAAAATCAAGAGGAATATATCAGACAGAAGTGCGATGAAAATATATAAAAAGTACCATAACCATTTAAACAAACAGATAAATTTTGAGCTGGGATTTTTTGATATAGTCACCATAGTAGATGCTCATACATTCACGCCAACAGAAAAAGACCATCCGGATATATGTATAGGTACGGATCAATTTCATACCCCTGACGATTTGGCAAAAAAAATAAATCTTCATTTTACCACAAATGGGTATAATGTAGGATTTAATTACCCGTATTCAGGAACTATTGTGCCTTTGCATTTATATAATAAAAACAAAAACTTGAAATCTGTTATGCTGGAAATAAATAAACGCTGTTACTTACAAAACACGACCAAAATCAAAGAAACAATTGCTGGGGGGCTAAAGATTATTGATCAGTATGAATGGGGAAAGGTATATTGA
- a CDS encoding MarR family EPS-associated transcriptional regulator, with translation MKEAIQYHIFKQVQDNPEITQRELAAKTGISLGKVNYCLQALVNKGFIKATNFKNSKKKSAYLYKLTPQGLEEKAKLTVRFLKYKMDEYDRIKAEIEELKKEVQGSRAEGPNENSLGSEPNGHSRRQANVF, from the coding sequence ATGAAAGAAGCAATCCAATACCATATTTTCAAACAAGTACAGGACAACCCGGAAATCACCCAGCGTGAGCTGGCTGCAAAAACCGGCATTTCCCTGGGCAAAGTCAACTACTGCCTGCAGGCTTTGGTAAACAAAGGTTTTATCAAGGCAACAAATTTCAAAAACTCCAAGAAAAAATCTGCCTATTTGTACAAACTCACTCCACAGGGCCTTGAGGAAAAGGCAAAGCTTACGGTGCGGTTTTTGAAGTACAAGATGGATGAGTATGATCGGATAAAGGCGGAGATTGAGGAGCTCAAAAAAGAGGTACAAGGGTCAAGGGCTGAGGGCCCTAATGAAAACAGCTTAGGGTCAGAACCCAATGGCCATTCCCGCAGGCAAGCGAATGTATTTTGA
- a CDS encoding helix-turn-helix transcriptional regulator gives MRGRNTINFFKALDLIARPQGATIKQLSSKLGISTRSVRRKLDLIHELNFPIYDDNDLPGREKSWKIDADYVVKTPNIRLPDIRFNIKEIIALYLLRTESRIYAGTDIEKHFNAAFERMSLYVPDNFQKHLARLKSLFISPRKLAKDYSGKEEIIDNLTMAMIRNNTCLLSYYSFSGGETKKFKIDPLHFFESNGGLYLFVQVPRYNDIRTLAVERIEKLEQTTDVFEYPEDFDPEEKLSLAFDMVYDDPIELKVVFSPDQAKYIRERRFSPKQKITDNPDGSITLVMTTSGWFDVKRWLLGFGAAARVVKPDKMRQEIVAEMKKTISNY, from the coding sequence ATGCGCGGCAGAAATACCATAAATTTTTTTAAAGCCCTGGATTTGATTGCCAGACCCCAGGGGGCCACTATCAAGCAATTGTCCAGTAAGCTTGGCATATCTACAAGAAGTGTACGTCGAAAGCTCGACCTGATTCATGAGCTTAATTTTCCGATTTATGACGACAATGACCTTCCAGGAAGGGAAAAATCATGGAAAATTGATGCTGACTATGTTGTGAAAACGCCCAACATCAGGCTGCCAGATATTCGTTTCAATATTAAGGAGATCATAGCCCTGTACTTGCTCAGAACTGAGTCCAGGATTTACGCAGGCACTGACATTGAAAAGCATTTTAATGCGGCTTTTGAAAGGATGTCACTATATGTCCCTGACAACTTTCAAAAGCATTTAGCACGGCTTAAGTCTTTGTTTATTTCTCCCAGGAAGCTGGCTAAGGATTATTCCGGTAAAGAAGAAATTATCGACAACCTGACCATGGCCATGATTAGAAATAATACCTGCCTGTTGAGCTATTACTCATTTTCAGGTGGGGAAACCAAAAAATTCAAGATAGATCCTCTGCATTTTTTTGAAAGCAATGGGGGTCTTTATCTGTTTGTACAAGTTCCACGTTATAACGACATAAGGACACTGGCTGTTGAGCGCATTGAGAAGCTTGAACAAACCACAGACGTTTTTGAATATCCTGAGGACTTTGATCCTGAAGAAAAGCTGTCCCTGGCTTTTGACATGGTTTATGATGATCCCATTGAGCTGAAAGTTGTCTTTTCCCCGGACCAGGCCAAGTATATCAGGGAAAGACGATTTTCTCCCAAACAGAAAATTACAGACAACCCTGACGGCAGCATTACTCTGGTAATGACCACTTCTGGCTGGTTTGATGTTAAAAGGTGGCTGCTGGGTTTCGGGGCTGCTGCCAGGGTGGTAAAGCCTGATAAAATGAGGCAGGAAATCGTGGCGGAAATGAAAAAAACCATAAGCAATTATTAG